CTGGTGGAGGCCGACCGGAACCGCGCGCGTGCGGCCGCTCAGGAGTTCCTGGCCACCGCCAACTGAAGGCCGGTGAGAACCGACGCATAAACCGACTCGTAAGTGGGCATTCAACGTCCATTCACAAGCCGGAGGACGCGCCATGGCAGCGACACCAGCCTTGAAAAAGGCCCTCAACCAGCGACAACTACGGATGATCGCGATCGGGGGCGTGATCGGCGCCGGCCTGTTCGTGGGCTCTGGCGTGGTCATCGGGGATACCGGACCGGGCGCCTTCATCACCTACGCGCTATCCGGTGTGCTGATCGTGATGGTCATGCGGATGCTGGCCGAGATGGCGGTGGCAAACCCGTCGACCGGCTCGTTCGCCGACTACTCCCGCGACGCCCTGGGGCATTGGGCCGGGTTCTCCGTGGGCTGGCTCTACTGGTACTTCTGGGTGATCGTCGTCGGGTTCGAGGCGATTGCCGGCGCGAAGATCGTCCAGTACTGGCTCGACATCCCACTGTGGTTGTGTGCGTTGATCTTCATGGTGCTGATGACGGCGACGAACCTCTTCTCGGTCAAGTCCTATGGGGAGTTCGAGTTCTGGTTCGCCGGGATCAAAGTGGCGGCCATCCTCGCCTTCATCGCCATCGGCGCCTGCTTCGTACTGGGCCTGTGGCCGGGCAAGTCGATGGACTTCTCGAACCTCACCAGTCACGACGGCTTCATGCCGATGGGGGCCGGGGTCATCACCGTCGGAATCGTGACGGTGATCTTCTCCATGGTCGGCCCCGAGATCGCCACGATCGCCGCCGCCGAGTCATCGGATCCCGAGAAAGCCGTGGCCCGGGCGTCCAACTCGGTGGTCATGCGGATCCTGGTGTTCTACGTGCTGGCCGTGTTCCTGGTCGTGACGATCGTGCCGTGGAACGACAAGAATTTGTCCGCCTCGCCGTTCGTGGCGGCGTTCACCAAGATGGGCATTCCCTACGCCGACCACATCATGAACGCGGTGGTGCTGACGGCGGTGCTGAGCTGCCTGAACTCCGGGATGTACACCGCATCACGGATGTTGTTCGTGCTGGCCGGCCGCGGCGAAGCTCCCAAGCTTCTGGTGAAGGTGACCGCACGCGGCGTACCGGCCAACGCCATCCTTTTCTCGTCCATCGTCGGATTCGCCTGCGTCATCGCCGCCGCGTTCGCGGAGAAAACGATCTTCGCCTTCCTGCTCAACTCCAGCGGGGCGATCATCCTGTTCGTCTACCTGCTGATCGCGATCTCGCAGATCGTGCTGCGCTACCGCAACCGCGATGCGGAACTGACACTGAAGATGTGGCTGTTCCCGGTGCTGTCAATCCTCACCGTCGTCGCGATGCTGGCCATCCTGGTGCAGATGTACCTGGACGACAAGCTGCGCTCACAACTTGTGCTGAGCCTGCTGTCGTGGGGTGTCGTCGTGGTGCTGTACTTCGTCACCCTACGGTTCAATCGCGATCGTCCCCACGAGGAGCAGCCCACCGTCGAGGCCGAGGTGGCGCGAACCTGAACTCGCGCGAACTCAGTACCGAACGGCACTCTGCACCAGCGGGGGATAGACCGTCGAAGACTCGCCGTCCACGGTTGTCCCGGCGAACTGCAGCATTGAACGCGTCGCCCCGTTGACGGCGGCCGGATAGTTCAGTGTCGGTGTGGATATCTCGTCGAGGCGCCGCAGTTGTTCGGCGGTCAATGTCACGTCGACGGCGGCCAGGTTGTCCTCGAGATGGCTCATCCGTCGCGCACCGAGGATCGGCACTACCGTGCCGGGTCGTGCTCGCAACCAGGACAACGCCACCGCGGCGGGCGTGGTGCCGACCTCGTCGGCGATGGCGTTGACGGAGTCGATGACCGCGAACTGTTCATCGCTAGGGCCGCCGACATAGCCGGCGCGGATGGAGTCGGCGACGGCCGCACCTCGCCGGTACTTGCCGGACAGGAAGCCGTTGCTCAGCGGGCTCCACGGGACTAGCGCCATGCCCTGGTCAAGAGCCAGCGGAGCCAGCTCGCCTTCGACGGTGCGCGCCAAAAGCGAGTACTCGACCTGCAGTGCGATCAGAGGCGTCCAGCCTCGCAGCACCGCCATCGTCTGGGCCTGGGCGGTCACCCATCCGGGGGGTGTGGGCGGTCACCCGCGCGCAGGGGTGTTGGAGAACCCGATGTAGCGGACGGTGCCCGCGCGCACCAGATCATCGAGCGTGCGCAGAGTCTCCTCGATTGGAGTGTTGCGGTCGCAGTTGTGCATCCAGTACACATCCAAATAGTCAGTTTGCATGCGGCGCAACGTTTCCCGCAGTTGCCCGACGACCGCCGACCGGCCGGCGCCGCCGCCGTTGGGATCGCCGGGGTGAAGATTGGCGAAGAACTTCGACGCCAGCACCACCCGGTCACGCCTGCCCGGTCGATGGGCGAACCAGTCACCGAGGATCTTCTCCGAGTGCCCGTTGGTATAGAAGTTGGCGGTGTCGACGAAGTTGCCGCCACGGTCCAGATAGGCGTCGAGGATCCGCTCGGATTCCTCGACGCTGGAACCGGCGCCGCCGGCATCCTCGCCGAAGGTCATCGCTCCGAGCGCGAACGGGCTCACCCGCAACCCTGACCGGCCGAGGGTGAGGTAGTGATTGAGTGGCATGAATCGCTCCTTTGGAGTGGAATCTGATATACCCATCAAAGGAGAATTACGAGTTCAGCGGTAGAACGATGCTAGCTACCTCTTGCACAATCCGATCAATATTGATGGGAGCGGGCCCATGGATTTGCGGTGTGGGCAGTTGGCTGAACTGGGTGGCCTGATTGCCGCACATGCCCGACCGGACATGCAGACATCGATCAACGGTCTGATGTTGTCGAAGGAGGTGGCGTCGGGGCGCCCGGATTACTCACTGACCGAACCGCTCGTTGTGGTGATGGCGCAAGGTGGCAAGCGGCTCCTACTCGGCGAAGACCGCTACGAGTACCGGGCGGGGCAATGCCTCGTCGTGACGGCCGACCTGCCGGTAACGGGTCGCTTCATCGACGCCGGCGACGGGCTGCCCTCGCTCGGGATGGCGCTGGTGCTACGACCCGCCGTGGTGGCCGAGTTGGTGCTGCAGGCGCCTGGGGCGCGGGCGGCGTGTGGCGCGCGGAGTACGGCGATGTTCACCACCGATGCCGACGCTGATTTGCTCGACGCGGTGATTCGGTTGGTGCGGCTGCTCGACAAGCCTTCGGATGCGCCGATTCTGGCACCGCTGATCGAACGCGAGATCGTCTGGCGGTTACTAGCGGGACCGTACGGCGACACGGTGCGACAGATCGGCATGGCAGACAGCAATCTGTCCTACGTCAGTCGGGCCATCGGCTGGATCCGGCAGAACTACGCCGAACCGATGCGCGTCGAAGAGCTTGCCCGGGTGGCCGGAATGAGCCCCTCG
This is a stretch of genomic DNA from Mycobacterium sp. ELW1. It encodes these proteins:
- a CDS encoding AraC family transcriptional regulator, with translation MDLRCGQLAELGGLIAAHARPDMQTSINGLMLSKEVASGRPDYSLTEPLVVVMAQGGKRLLLGEDRYEYRAGQCLVVTADLPVTGRFIDAGDGLPSLGMALVLRPAVVAELVLQAPGARAACGARSTAMFTTDADADLLDAVIRLVRLLDKPSDAPILAPLIEREIVWRLLAGPYGDTVRQIGMADSNLSYVSRAIGWIRQNYAEPMRVEELARVAGMSPSTFHRHFRSVTAMSPLQFQKRIRLQEARSMLVTTPTDIAGVGHRVGYDSPSQFTREYRRLFGAPPGLDAQRLRA